The Streptomyces camelliae genome window below encodes:
- a CDS encoding DUF5703 family protein: MPEYEFVDVYVPRGISRKEATRLLTDHAEYGHWELDRLSLMRDGSRRVRLRRRIIRQVRATW, encoded by the coding sequence ATGCCGGAATACGAATTTGTCGACGTGTACGTACCTCGCGGGATCTCCCGCAAGGAGGCCACACGTCTGCTGACGGACCATGCCGAGTACGGACACTGGGAGTTGGACCGACTGAGCCTGATGCGCGATGGCAGCCGCAGGGTGCGGTTGCGCCGGCGGATCATCCGCCAGGTGCGAGCCACGTGGTGA
- a CDS encoding helix-hairpin-helix domain-containing protein: MSTEPETTEKAEPGTPDTPEAPGEDTAPAPEGSRAGRTGAGGGEDAGASDAEAGGSVGAGGAQGDTGSGDDGGEADANGSAGASGAEGSTGTDAGEDAGSDGGAEDTGTSRAEGNTSRDGSAGATGDDAAGGASAAEGESGADAGAGSDGGEAEAESDADARADGGDAEAEGDAGGEGTQLSEAEAELAAQRVERERIERRKAERKGPLESGAKLSGKAADLLAAVRAVESGAKPTATAFAEPAPAPRRPAPEPVHRPQPTPAPALAAVVPGAPAPETVEAVRRVLTEGGAPEALASQVAAALGEGADRALREDPWQLLRIAGVRPDQADGFARALLGAGCRPEDERRGRAVTVWLLEQAALAGHTALELPTLTTALGRQGVPDPDTAVQNALAEGEALAFQDALEDPAGAAPRATEEGAEEDDEERPVRVLVGLERWALAEESLADGLARLVNSLSTEAEEAWRAAADTVSGGAAELARAVAGHGLVLHTGAEAARAEPAALLDAARAAGLRAFAVCHTPDGRRRLATLQGASGDAEAAERGVGTVAGLLAGAEGPGRDADGALALDLLIVMDAPQLDVESAAMLVESLPDGARLVLSGDPAVLWSAGPGRVFADLLAARTCPQIASRRPDPGPIGELVSGIGIGELNQVHAPGKEIVIVPVRDAGEAVHRTVQLVADSVPRAIGIPADQTVVITPGHGGAAGTRALNAVLKERLNPGPGRFGGFDPGDRIAYAAAPGRTVPGVVVKADADGLHLSCAGAPVVVPRERVEGAVRHGWALTAHQAVGIRWPAAVVVLPGDAAQALSRPWVYTAFGRAERHLSVVHGVEQALPKAVAETLAKPRTTRLQTLLRTQAPSE, encoded by the coding sequence GTGAGCACGGAGCCGGAGACCACGGAGAAGGCCGAGCCGGGGACACCGGACACCCCCGAGGCCCCGGGCGAGGACACCGCGCCCGCGCCGGAGGGGAGCCGTGCGGGACGCACCGGTGCGGGCGGGGGCGAGGACGCCGGTGCGAGCGACGCCGAGGCCGGGGGCAGCGTGGGTGCAGGCGGAGCCCAGGGTGACACCGGCTCCGGCGACGACGGGGGCGAGGCCGACGCGAACGGCAGCGCGGGGGCGAGCGGAGCCGAGGGCAGCACCGGCACGGACGCCGGCGAGGACGCCGGCAGCGACGGCGGGGCCGAAGACACGGGCACGAGCAGGGCCGAGGGCAACACCTCCAGGGACGGCAGCGCGGGTGCGACCGGCGACGACGCTGCTGGAGGCGCGAGCGCGGCCGAAGGTGAGAGCGGCGCGGACGCCGGCGCAGGCTCGGACGGTGGCGAAGCCGAGGCCGAGAGCGACGCCGACGCACGCGCGGACGGTGGCGACGCCGAGGCCGAGGGCGACGCCGGCGGGGAGGGGACCCAGCTGTCCGAGGCGGAGGCCGAGTTGGCTGCGCAGCGGGTGGAGCGGGAGCGGATCGAGCGGCGCAAGGCCGAGAGGAAGGGTCCGCTGGAGAGCGGCGCCAAGCTCAGCGGCAAGGCGGCCGACCTGCTCGCGGCGGTCCGGGCCGTGGAGAGTGGCGCGAAACCGACGGCCACGGCGTTCGCCGAGCCCGCGCCGGCTCCGCGCCGCCCGGCTCCGGAGCCGGTGCACCGACCACAGCCCACCCCTGCCCCGGCCCTCGCAGCCGTGGTGCCCGGCGCTCCCGCGCCGGAGACGGTCGAGGCCGTCCGCCGGGTGCTGACGGAGGGCGGCGCGCCCGAGGCCCTCGCCTCCCAGGTGGCGGCGGCACTCGGCGAGGGCGCCGACCGTGCCCTCCGGGAGGACCCCTGGCAGCTGCTGCGCATCGCGGGCGTACGGCCGGACCAGGCCGACGGCTTCGCGCGGGCGCTGCTCGGCGCCGGATGCCGGCCGGAGGACGAGCGGCGGGGCCGTGCGGTGACCGTCTGGCTGCTGGAGCAGGCCGCCCTGGCGGGGCACACCGCGCTGGAGCTGCCCACGCTCACCACGGCGCTGGGCCGGCAGGGCGTGCCCGACCCGGACACAGCGGTGCAGAACGCGCTCGCCGAGGGCGAGGCCCTGGCCTTCCAGGACGCCCTGGAGGACCCCGCGGGCGCTGCTCCCCGGGCGACGGAAGAAGGCGCCGAGGAAGACGACGAGGAGCGGCCGGTCCGCGTCCTCGTCGGCCTGGAGCGCTGGGCCCTGGCCGAGGAGAGCCTGGCCGACGGTCTGGCCCGGCTCGTCAACTCCCTCTCCACGGAGGCCGAGGAGGCCTGGCGGGCAGCCGCCGACACGGTCTCCGGCGGTGCCGCCGAGCTGGCCCGCGCGGTCGCCGGGCACGGCCTGGTCCTGCACACCGGCGCGGAGGCGGCCCGCGCCGAACCGGCCGCGCTGCTCGACGCCGCCCGCGCCGCCGGCCTGCGGGCCTTCGCCGTCTGCCACACACCCGACGGCCGCCGTCGCCTGGCCACGCTGCAGGGCGCGAGCGGGGACGCGGAGGCGGCGGAGCGCGGCGTGGGTACCGTCGCCGGGCTGCTGGCCGGTGCCGAAGGCCCCGGCCGGGATGCGGACGGAGCCCTGGCGCTGGATCTGCTGATCGTCATGGACGCGCCGCAGCTCGATGTGGAGAGCGCCGCGATGCTGGTGGAGTCGCTGCCGGACGGGGCCCGGCTGGTGCTCAGCGGCGACCCCGCGGTGCTGTGGTCGGCCGGTCCGGGCCGGGTCTTCGCCGATCTGCTCGCCGCCCGCACCTGCCCGCAGATCGCCTCCCGCAGGCCCGACCCCGGCCCGATCGGCGAGCTGGTCTCGGGCATCGGCATCGGCGAGCTGAACCAGGTCCACGCCCCCGGCAAGGAGATCGTCATCGTCCCGGTGCGGGACGCGGGCGAGGCGGTGCACCGGACGGTCCAGCTGGTCGCGGACTCGGTGCCGCGTGCGATCGGGATCCCGGCCGACCAGACCGTGGTGATCACCCCGGGGCACGGCGGCGCCGCGGGCACCCGCGCGCTCAACGCCGTCCTGAAGGAGCGCCTCAACCCCGGCCCCGGCCGCTTCGGCGGCTTCGACCCCGGCGACCGGATCGCCTACGCCGCCGCTCCGGGTCGTACGGTGCCGGGCGTGGTGGTGAAGGCCGACGCCGACGGACTGCACCTGTCCTGCGCCGGCGCCCCCGTGGTCGTACCCCGTGAGCGGGTGGAGGGGGCCGTACGGCACGGCTGGGCGCTCACCGCGCACCAGGCGGTGGGCATCCGCTGGCCGGCGGCGGTCGTGGTGCTGCCCGGCGACGCGGCGCAGGCGCTCAGCAGACCGTGGGTGTACACGGCGTTCGGCCGGGCGGAGCGGCATCTGTCCGTGGTCCACGGAGTGGAGCAGGCCCTGCCGAAGGCGGTGGCGGAGACCCTGGCCAAGCCCCGCACGACCCGCCTGCAGACACTGCTGCGGACGCAGGCGCCGAGCGAGTAG
- a CDS encoding chaplin, with translation MRHSTRKGLMTMAAATGVIAAASGYAHADAGATGTAAGSPGVLSGNTVQAPVHAPVNICGNTVNVVGLLNPAVGNKCANHGGASGDQGGYGGSGGSGGSGGSGGSHAGGHTGGSPGVGSGNTVQVPIDAPVNVCGNSVNVIGVGNTATGNDCANGGGGHQTQPPGGGNGNPPGGGQGTPPGGGSGNPPGGGGHGNPPGQPGHPGHPGQPGHPGGPTTPPGKGGHGPQGTPGTHGPHGSTQVGPQGGRDAQLPTTAQLAHTGSDVPLGLVLPVGAGALIAGAVLYRKARAAA, from the coding sequence ATGCGACACAGCACACGCAAAGGCCTGATGACGATGGCCGCCGCGACCGGAGTGATCGCCGCCGCGAGCGGCTACGCCCACGCGGACGCCGGCGCGACCGGCACCGCCGCCGGCTCACCCGGCGTACTGTCCGGCAACACGGTGCAGGCGCCGGTGCACGCGCCGGTGAACATCTGCGGCAACACCGTGAACGTCGTCGGACTGCTCAATCCGGCGGTGGGCAACAAATGCGCCAACCACGGCGGTGCGTCCGGGGACCAGGGCGGCTACGGCGGCTCCGGAGGTTCAGGGGGCTCTGGTGGCTCTGGTGGCTCACACGCGGGCGGTCACACCGGCGGCTCGCCGGGCGTCGGCTCCGGCAACACCGTGCAGGTGCCGATCGACGCCCCGGTGAACGTCTGCGGAAACAGCGTGAACGTCATCGGTGTGGGCAACACCGCCACGGGCAACGACTGCGCCAACGGCGGGGGCGGGCACCAGACCCAGCCGCCGGGGGGCGGGAACGGGAACCCGCCCGGGGGCGGTCAGGGCACCCCGCCCGGTGGGGGCTCTGGAAACCCGCCTGGCGGTGGCGGCCACGGCAACCCGCCGGGGCAGCCCGGACATCCGGGTCACCCCGGGCAGCCGGGCCACCCGGGAGGTCCGACCACCCCGCCCGGCAAGGGCGGACACGGGCCGCAGGGGACCCCGGGAACCCACGGGCCCCACGGGTCCACGCAGGTCGGCCCGCAGGGCGGCCGTGACGCCCAGCTCCCGACCACGGCCCAGCTCGCCCACACCGGCAGCGATGTGCCGCTCGGCCTCGTGCTCCCGGTCGGCGCCGGCGCGCTCATCGCGGGCGCGGTGCTGTACCGCAAGGCGCGGGCCGCGGCCTAG
- a CDS encoding ferritin-like domain-containing protein yields MLSARSLFQEILDHDESFRLFCSIAAGGESQGGWENGRIAALVPPGEHALAPKIARHGADEDKHGRIFHALLRRRGLTPVAVPPETDYTMLLERRGIGLAHDRLRRDEPLGERDLIVYLSHSRVTEQRASEQMELLLRYFAGHPEVGRAVRMISADEDNHLAYTHEELLRFAAAGHGRLIQRTLRAYALAEIAVHRDVSLAVMAHMGRILGWSRAKSVLLAAGIHAVYAYERLAGWHRMADLRMPERRDALGGPATPAPEFA; encoded by the coding sequence ATGCTTTCGGCCAGGAGTCTGTTCCAGGAGATCCTCGACCACGACGAGTCCTTCCGGCTCTTCTGCTCCATCGCCGCCGGCGGCGAGTCCCAGGGCGGCTGGGAGAACGGCCGGATCGCCGCACTCGTACCGCCGGGGGAACACGCGCTCGCCCCGAAGATCGCACGCCACGGTGCCGACGAGGACAAGCACGGACGCATCTTCCACGCCCTGCTGAGAAGGCGCGGGCTCACCCCCGTCGCCGTACCGCCCGAGACCGACTACACGATGCTCCTGGAGCGGCGCGGCATCGGTCTCGCCCACGACCGGCTCCGGCGTGACGAGCCGCTCGGCGAGCGGGACCTCATCGTGTACCTCTCGCACAGCAGGGTCACCGAACAGCGCGCCTCCGAACAGATGGAGCTGCTCCTCCGGTACTTCGCCGGCCACCCGGAGGTCGGCCGGGCCGTCCGGATGATCTCCGCCGACGAGGACAACCACCTCGCCTACACCCACGAGGAACTGCTGCGGTTCGCCGCAGCCGGGCACGGCCGGCTGATCCAGCGGACGCTGCGCGCGTACGCGCTCGCCGAGATCGCCGTCCACCGGGACGTCAGCCTCGCCGTGATGGCCCACATGGGCCGCATCCTGGGCTGGTCCCGGGCCAAGTCCGTGCTGCTCGCAGCCGGCATCCACGCGGTGTACGCCTACGAACGCCTCGCCGGCTGGCACCGCATGGCCGATCTGCGCATGCCCGAGCGCCGTGACGCCCTCGGTGGGCCCGCCACCCCGGCCCCCGAGTTCGCGTGA
- a CDS encoding histidine phosphatase family protein has product MPTLILVRHGRSTANTSGVLAGWTPGVALDERGAAQAAALPARLAGLPLSEVVTSPLQRCQETLRPLLEARPELRLHTDERIGECHYGDWSGRKLAELKDEPLMEVVQAHPSAAAFPGGESLRAMQTRAAEAVREWNARVEREHGADAVYLMCSHGDIIKSLVADALGLHLDLFQRISVEPCSVTAIRYTRLRPFLIRLGDTGDFASLVPREEPAGDTGEGDAPVGGGAGAP; this is encoded by the coding sequence ATGCCCACGCTGATCCTCGTAAGGCACGGACGGTCCACTGCCAACACCTCTGGCGTGCTCGCCGGCTGGACACCGGGCGTCGCCCTGGACGAGCGGGGTGCCGCGCAGGCCGCCGCACTGCCCGCACGGCTCGCGGGCCTGCCCCTCTCCGAGGTCGTCACGAGCCCCCTGCAACGCTGTCAGGAGACCCTGCGGCCGCTGCTGGAGGCCCGCCCTGAGCTGCGCCTCCACACCGACGAGCGGATCGGGGAGTGCCACTACGGCGACTGGTCCGGCCGCAAGCTCGCCGAGCTGAAGGACGAGCCGCTGATGGAGGTCGTCCAGGCCCACCCGTCGGCCGCCGCCTTCCCCGGCGGCGAGTCCCTGCGGGCCATGCAGACCCGCGCCGCCGAGGCCGTACGCGAGTGGAACGCGCGCGTGGAGCGCGAGCACGGCGCCGACGCCGTCTACCTGATGTGCTCGCACGGTGACATCATCAAGTCGCTGGTCGCCGACGCCCTCGGACTTCATCTCGACCTCTTCCAGCGGATCTCCGTGGAGCCCTGTTCCGTCACCGCGATCCGCTACACCCGTCTCAGGCCCTTCCTGATCCGGCTCGGCGACACCGGGGACTTCGCCTCCCTCGTCCCGCGCGAGGAACCGGCCGGGGACACCGGAGAGGGCGACGCACCGGTCGGGGGCGGTGCGGGCGCACCGTGA
- a CDS encoding LLM class F420-dependent oxidoreductase → MQLGINLGYWGAGMDGDNLAVAQEADRLGFSVCWAAEAYGSDAATVLSWVAAQTERIDVGSAIFQIPARQPAMTAMTAATLDSLSGGRFRLGLGVSGPQVSEGWYGVRFDKPLARTREYVEIVRRAMTRERLTYEGEHWTLPLPGGPGKPIKLTVHPQREHIPLYIAAIGPKNLEQTGEIADGALLIFPSAEHLEETTITHLRAGREKAGKSLEGFDVCPTLPLAVGEDKDVARLADTFRPYTALYVGGMGSAKQNFYNQLARRMGYEKEAAEIQEKYLSGDKAGAAAAVPQDLIDKTTLLGSVDRIADRMKAYADAGVTTLSLAPAGFTLEERLASLRAGSEALERAGLA, encoded by the coding sequence ATGCAGCTCGGGATCAACCTCGGCTACTGGGGTGCCGGAATGGACGGGGACAATCTGGCCGTGGCCCAGGAGGCCGACCGGCTGGGGTTCTCCGTGTGCTGGGCCGCCGAGGCGTACGGCTCCGACGCGGCCACCGTGCTCAGCTGGGTCGCCGCCCAGACCGAGCGCATCGACGTCGGCTCGGCCATCTTCCAGATCCCGGCCCGGCAGCCCGCGATGACCGCGATGACCGCCGCGACGCTCGACTCGCTCTCCGGCGGGCGCTTCCGGCTCGGCCTCGGCGTCTCCGGCCCGCAGGTCTCCGAGGGCTGGTACGGCGTCAGGTTCGACAAGCCGCTGGCACGCACGCGTGAGTACGTGGAGATCGTGCGCAGGGCGATGACGCGGGAGCGGCTGACGTACGAGGGCGAGCACTGGACGCTGCCGCTGCCGGGCGGCCCGGGCAAGCCGATCAAGCTGACCGTGCACCCGCAGCGCGAGCACATCCCGCTGTACATCGCCGCGATCGGCCCGAAGAACCTGGAGCAGACCGGCGAGATCGCCGACGGCGCCCTGCTGATCTTCCCCTCCGCCGAGCACCTGGAGGAGACCACGATCACGCACCTGCGCGCGGGGCGTGAGAAGGCCGGCAAGAGCCTTGAGGGGTTCGACGTCTGCCCGACGCTGCCGCTGGCCGTCGGCGAAGACAAGGACGTGGCCCGGCTCGCCGACACCTTCCGGCCCTACACCGCGCTGTACGTGGGCGGCATGGGCAGCGCCAAGCAGAACTTCTACAACCAGCTCGCGCGGCGCATGGGGTACGAGAAGGAGGCCGCCGAGATCCAGGAGAAGTACCTGTCCGGGGACAAGGCGGGTGCCGCCGCGGCGGTTCCGCAGGACCTCATCGACAAGACGACACTGCTGGGCTCCGTCGACCGGATCGCCGACCGGATGAAGGCCTACGCGGACGCCGGGGTCACCACCCTCAGCCTCGCCCCGGCCGGCTTCACCCTGGAGGAACGGCTCGCCTCCCTGCGGGCCGGCAGCGAGGCCCTGGAGCGCGCCGGGCTGGCGTAA
- a CDS encoding aldo/keto reductase: protein MEQRHLGRTGLRVSRIGLGTLTWGRDTDQHDAADMLKAFWEAGGSLVDTADVYGDGEAEYLLGQLMDGLVPRRDLVISTKAGSVPDPDRRVDGSRGHLLAALDASLARLGTDYVDLWHVHAYDPGTPLEETLQALDIAVSSGRARYAGVSNFCGWQLAKAATWQLAAPGTRTRLASTQLEYSLLQRGVEREVLPAALDLGVGLLPSSPLGRGVLTGKYRHTTPPDSRGASEHLAPFVEPYLDDTATRIVDAVTTAADGLAVTPLQVALAWVRDRPGVAAPIVGARNAQQLTAALSVEALSLPDEICRALDDVSAPVHRYPDHDWSTL from the coding sequence ATGGAGCAGAGGCATCTCGGCCGTACGGGCCTGCGCGTGTCACGCATCGGTCTGGGCACCCTCACCTGGGGCAGGGACACCGACCAGCACGACGCCGCAGACATGCTGAAGGCGTTCTGGGAAGCCGGCGGATCGCTCGTCGACACCGCGGACGTGTACGGCGACGGGGAGGCCGAGTACCTGCTCGGACAGCTCATGGACGGGCTCGTCCCGCGGCGGGACCTCGTGATCTCGACCAAGGCCGGCAGCGTCCCCGACCCCGACCGCCGCGTCGACGGCTCCCGCGGCCATCTGCTCGCCGCGCTGGACGCCTCCCTCGCCCGCCTGGGCACGGACTACGTCGACCTGTGGCACGTGCACGCGTACGACCCCGGCACCCCGCTGGAGGAGACGCTCCAGGCCCTCGACATAGCGGTGAGCAGCGGCCGCGCCCGCTACGCCGGAGTCTCCAACTTCTGCGGCTGGCAGCTGGCCAAGGCCGCCACCTGGCAGCTCGCGGCGCCCGGTACCCGGACCCGGCTGGCCAGCACGCAGCTGGAGTACTCGCTGCTCCAGCGCGGTGTCGAGCGCGAGGTGCTGCCCGCCGCGCTCGACCTCGGCGTCGGCCTGCTGCCTTCCTCCCCGCTCGGCCGGGGCGTGCTGACCGGTAAGTACCGGCACACCACTCCCCCGGACTCGCGCGGCGCCTCCGAGCATCTGGCGCCCTTCGTCGAGCCGTACCTGGACGACACCGCGACGCGCATCGTGGACGCGGTGACGACGGCCGCCGACGGGCTCGCCGTCACTCCGCTCCAGGTGGCCCTCGCCTGGGTCCGGGACCGGCCCGGCGTGGCCGCACCGATCGTCGGCGCGCGCAACGCGCAGCAGCTCACGGCGGCATTGTCAGTGGAGGCCCTTAGTCTTCCTGACGAGATCTGCCGGGCGCTGGACGATGTGTCGGCGCCCGTGCACCGCTATCCCGATCACGACTGGAGCACGCTGTGA
- a CDS encoding DUF3090 domain-containing protein — protein MSRQVFLYDPPDRFVAGTVGLPGRRTFFLQATSGSRVTSVALEKTQVAALAERMDELLDEVVRRSGGSAAVPAVAPAEIADTGPLDTPVEEEFRVGTMALAWDGEEQRMIVEAQALVELDADTEEDLAEAEERLLQDEENGPPMLRVRLTGAQARAFAKRALDVVNAGRPPCPLCSLPLDPEGHVCPRQNGYRRGA, from the coding sequence GTGTCCCGTCAGGTGTTCCTCTACGACCCGCCGGACCGCTTCGTGGCCGGCACGGTCGGACTGCCCGGGCGCCGTACGTTCTTCCTCCAGGCCACGTCAGGCTCCCGGGTGACCAGCGTGGCACTGGAGAAGACCCAGGTCGCCGCCCTCGCCGAGCGCATGGACGAACTGCTCGACGAGGTCGTGCGACGCAGTGGCGGCAGCGCGGCCGTCCCCGCCGTCGCGCCCGCCGAGATCGCCGACACCGGCCCGCTGGACACCCCCGTCGAGGAGGAGTTCCGCGTCGGCACCATGGCGCTGGCCTGGGACGGCGAGGAACAGCGCATGATCGTCGAGGCGCAGGCCCTCGTGGAGCTGGACGCCGACACCGAGGAGGACCTCGCCGAGGCCGAGGAGCGACTGCTCCAGGACGAGGAGAACGGGCCCCCGATGCTGCGGGTCCGGCTGACCGGCGCGCAGGCCAGGGCCTTCGCCAAGCGCGCTCTCGACGTCGTCAACGCCGGGCGGCCGCCGTGTCCGCTGTGCAGCCTCCCGCTCGATCCGGAAGGACACGTATGTCCGCGCCAGAACGGATACCGCCGGGGAGCGTGA